In Janthinobacterium rivuli, a single genomic region encodes these proteins:
- a CDS encoding SDR family NAD(P)-dependent oxidoreductase gives MQHAIYSSLAGKRVVITGGGTGIGVAIVEAFARQGAHVTFLDIAREASLALQDKLAHLPQPPVFRYCDLTDLGALAATFAEIAHSAGATDILINNAANDDRHELQDVTPAYWDERMAVNLRHQYFCAQAVAPAMRAKGSGVILNLGSISWHLAQARLSIYMTAKAGIEGLTRGLARDLGVDGIRVNCIIPGAVRTPRQEKLWHTPEAEAVILQGQCLQLRVEPEDVAALALFLASDNAAKCAGREYYVDAGWYGA, from the coding sequence ATGCAGCATGCAATTTATTCCAGTCTGGCCGGCAAGCGCGTCGTCATCACGGGCGGCGGCACCGGCATCGGCGTGGCCATCGTCGAGGCGTTCGCGCGCCAGGGCGCCCACGTCACCTTTCTCGACATCGCCCGCGAGGCGTCGCTGGCGCTGCAGGACAAGCTGGCCCACCTGCCGCAGCCGCCCGTTTTCCGCTATTGCGACCTGACGGACCTGGGCGCCCTGGCCGCCACCTTCGCCGAGATCGCACACAGCGCGGGGGCCACGGATATCCTCATCAACAACGCGGCCAATGACGACCGCCACGAATTGCAGGACGTCACGCCCGCTTACTGGGACGAACGCATGGCCGTCAATTTGCGCCACCAGTATTTCTGCGCCCAGGCAGTGGCGCCCGCCATGCGCGCCAAGGGCAGCGGCGTGATCCTCAACCTGGGGTCGATTTCCTGGCATCTGGCGCAAGCGCGCCTGTCGATCTACATGACGGCCAAGGCCGGCATCGAGGGCCTGACCCGCGGCCTGGCGCGCGACCTGGGTGTCGACGGCATCCGCGTCAACTGCATCATTCCCGGCGCCGTGCGCACGCCGCGCCAGGAAAAGCTGTGGCATACGCCGGAAGCGGAAGCCGTGATCCTGCAGGGCCAATGCCTGCAGCTGCGCGTGGAGCCGGAAGACGTGGCGGCGCTGGCGCTGTTCCTCGCGTCGGACAACGCGGCCAAGTGCGCGGGACGCGAATACTACGTCGACGCAGGCTGGTACGGCGCATGA
- a CDS encoding IlvD/Edd family dehydratase produces MSTAGKHPARRFRSQDWFDNPDHIDMTALYLERFMNYGITAEELRSGRPIIGIAQSGSDISPCNRIHLELAQRVRDGIRDAGGIPMEFPLHPIFENCRRPTAALDRNLAYLGLVEILHGYPIDAVVLTTGCDKTTPAQLMAAATVDIPAIVLSGGPMLDGWMDGELVGSGAAIWKGRRQLSAGLIDNDKFLQIAAASAPSAGHCNTMGTASTMNALAEALGMSLTGCSAIPAPYRERGQIAYETGRRIVAMAHDDVRPSSILTREAFLDAIIVNAAIGGSTNAQPHLMAMARHAGVELHSSDWMEHGYDVPLLLNMQPAGKYLGERFHRAGGVPAVMWELQQAGLLHADRLTVTGQTMAANLAGRESADRKMIRPFAAPLKEKAGFMALQGNLFDFAIMKTSVISPAFRERYLSRPGSEGVFEARAIVFDGSADYHARINDPALQIDDSCMLVMRGAGPVGWPGSAEVVNMQPPDALLKAGILNLPTLGDGRQSGTSDSPSILNASPESAVGGGLALLRTGDMIRVDLNAGQCDMLVDAIELARRAKELPPPVNDSATPWQELYRASVGQLETGACMELALKYRAVGQTLPRHNH; encoded by the coding sequence ATGAGCACCGCAGGCAAACACCCGGCGCGGCGCTTCCGCTCGCAGGACTGGTTCGACAATCCCGACCACATCGACATGACGGCGCTGTACCTCGAGCGCTTCATGAACTACGGCATCACGGCCGAGGAGCTGCGTTCGGGCCGGCCCATCATCGGCATTGCGCAAAGCGGCAGCGACATCAGTCCCTGCAACCGCATCCATCTGGAACTGGCCCAGCGCGTGCGCGACGGCATCCGCGACGCGGGCGGCATCCCGATGGAATTCCCACTGCACCCGATCTTTGAAAACTGCCGCCGTCCCACGGCCGCGCTGGACCGCAACCTGGCGTATCTGGGCCTGGTGGAGATTTTGCATGGCTACCCGATCGACGCCGTGGTGCTGACGACGGGCTGCGACAAGACCACGCCGGCCCAGCTGATGGCCGCCGCCACGGTGGACATTCCCGCCATCGTGCTGTCGGGCGGCCCCATGCTCGACGGCTGGATGGACGGCGAACTGGTGGGCTCCGGCGCCGCCATCTGGAAGGGCCGCCGCCAGCTGTCCGCCGGCTTGATCGACAACGACAAATTCCTGCAGATCGCGGCCGCCTCCGCGCCATCGGCCGGCCATTGCAACACCATGGGCACAGCATCGACCATGAATGCGCTGGCCGAGGCGCTGGGCATGTCCCTGACGGGCTGCTCGGCGATTCCCGCGCCATACCGCGAGCGGGGCCAGATCGCCTATGAAACGGGGCGCCGCATCGTCGCCATGGCGCATGACGACGTGCGCCCGTCGAGCATTCTCACGCGCGAGGCGTTTTTGGACGCCATCATCGTCAACGCGGCCATCGGCGGCTCGACCAACGCCCAGCCGCACCTGATGGCCATGGCGCGCCATGCGGGCGTGGAATTGCACTCGAGCGACTGGATGGAGCACGGCTACGACGTGCCGCTGCTGTTGAACATGCAGCCGGCCGGAAAATACCTGGGTGAGCGCTTCCACCGCGCCGGCGGCGTGCCGGCCGTGATGTGGGAGTTGCAGCAGGCGGGCTTGCTGCACGCGGACCGGTTGACGGTGACGGGCCAGACGATGGCGGCGAACCTGGCGGGCCGTGAAAGCGCGGACCGCAAGATGATCCGCCCATTTGCCGCGCCGCTGAAGGAAAAGGCCGGTTTCATGGCCTTGCAGGGCAACCTGTTTGATTTTGCCATCATGAAGACCAGCGTGATCTCGCCCGCCTTCCGCGAGCGCTACCTGTCGCGCCCCGGCAGCGAGGGCGTGTTCGAGGCGCGCGCCATCGTTTTCGATGGTTCCGCCGACTACCACGCGCGCATCAACGATCCGGCCCTGCAAATTGATGACAGCTGCATGCTGGTCATGCGCGGCGCAGGTCCCGTGGGCTGGCCCGGTTCGGCCGAAGTGGTCAACATGCAGCCGCCCGACGCCTTGCTGAAGGCCGGCATTTTGAACCTGCCGACCCTGGGCGACGGGCGCCAGTCGGGCACCTCGGACAGCCCGTCGATCCTGAACGCGTCGCCGGAAAGCGCCGTGGGCGGCGGCCTGGCGCTGCTGCGTACGGGCGACATGATCCGCGTGGACTTGAACGCGGGCCAGTGCGACATGCTGGTCGATGCCATTGAGCTGGCGCGCCGCGCCAAAGAGCTGCCGCCGCCCGTCAATGACAGCGCCACGCCATGGCAGGAGCTCTACCGCGCCAGCGTGGGCCAGCTGGAAACGGGCGCCTGCATGGAGCTGGCGCTGAAATACCGCGCCGTGGGCCAGACCCTGCCTCGCCATAACCATTAG
- the xylF gene encoding D-xylose ABC transporter substrate-binding protein — protein sequence MTAMLALSSSAALADAKNPKIGFSIDDLRVERWTRDRDFFIAAAEKQGAKVFVQSADASEQRQISQIENLISRGVDVLVIVPFNATVLNNTVKEAKKAGIKVLSYDRLILNADIDAYISFDNEKVGEMQAEGVTKLQPKGNYYLLGGSPTDNNAKMLREGQMKVLKPFIDKGDIKIVGQQWVKDWSATEALSIVENALTANGNKIDAIVASNDGTAGGAIQALAAQKLAGKVPVSGQDADLAAVKRVIAGTQSMTVYKPLKTIAAEAAKLAVQLARNEKPAYNSSYDNGLKKVSTVLLKPTPLTKANVNILVDDGFYTKAQLGN from the coding sequence ATGACCGCCATGCTGGCATTGAGCAGCAGCGCCGCCCTGGCCGATGCGAAAAACCCGAAAATCGGCTTTTCCATCGACGATTTGCGCGTGGAACGCTGGACGCGCGACCGTGATTTCTTCATCGCCGCCGCCGAGAAGCAGGGCGCCAAGGTCTTCGTGCAGTCGGCCGACGCCAGCGAACAGCGCCAGATTTCGCAGATCGAAAACCTGATCTCGCGCGGCGTGGACGTGCTGGTGATCGTGCCATTCAACGCCACTGTCCTCAACAACACCGTCAAGGAAGCGAAAAAGGCCGGCATCAAGGTGCTGTCGTATGACCGCCTGATCCTGAACGCCGATATCGATGCATACATCTCGTTCGACAACGAGAAAGTGGGCGAAATGCAGGCCGAAGGCGTGACCAAGCTGCAGCCGAAGGGCAATTACTATTTGCTGGGCGGCTCGCCGACCGACAATAACGCCAAGATGCTGCGCGAAGGCCAGATGAAGGTACTCAAACCGTTCATCGACAAGGGCGACATCAAGATCGTCGGCCAGCAGTGGGTGAAGGACTGGAGCGCCACCGAAGCGCTGTCCATCGTGGAAAACGCGCTGACGGCCAACGGCAACAAGATCGACGCCATCGTCGCCTCGAACGACGGCACGGCCGGCGGCGCCATCCAGGCCCTGGCCGCGCAAAAACTGGCCGGCAAGGTGCCGGTCTCGGGCCAGGACGCCGATCTGGCGGCCGTGAAACGCGTCATCGCCGGCACGCAGTCGATGACCGTCTACAAACCGTTGAAAACGATCGCTGCGGAAGCGGCCAAGCTGGCCGTGCAACTGGCGCGCAATGAAAAGCCGGCCTACAACTCCAGCTATGACAACGGCCTGAAAAAAGTCAGCACGGTGCTGCTGAAGCCTACGCCGCTGACCAAGGCGAATGTGAACATTCTCGTCGACGACGGTTTTTATACCAAAGCTCAGTTGGGCAACTAA
- the xylG gene encoding D-xylose ABC transporter ATP-binding protein, which yields MSDYLLEMKGIVKQFGGVRALDGIDLQVRAGECIGLCGENGAGKSTLMKVLSGVYPHGTWDGEILWEGQPLRAQSIRDTEDAGIIIIHQELMLVPQLSVAENIFMGRELTLPGGRMHYAAMYKRADELLRELKIPELNVAQPVMNYGGGHQQLVEIAKALNKNARLLILDEPSSSLTASEIAVLLDILRALKAKGVTCIYISHKLDEVAAICDTIVVIRDGKHIATTPMAQMNVERIIAQMVGREMSQLYPQRAQPAPIGEVLFEARHVTCIDADNPQRKRVDDVSFSLRKGEILGIAGLVGAGRTELVSALFGAYQGPCQAEVWLDGRKIDTRSPQKAIAMGLAMVPEDRKHHGIVPDLDVGQNITLAVLEEFARATRIDGEAELTAVRGEIAKLELKAASPSLSITSLSGGNQQKAVLAKMLLTRPRVLILDEPTRGVDVGAKYEIYKLMLALADQGVAIIMVSSELAEVLGVSDRVLVMGEGRLRGDFINDGLSQETVLAAALDQRPAPAANTANKETAA from the coding sequence ATGTCCGACTATCTGCTTGAAATGAAAGGCATCGTCAAACAGTTTGGCGGTGTCCGCGCGCTTGACGGCATCGACCTGCAGGTGCGGGCCGGCGAGTGCATCGGCTTGTGCGGCGAGAATGGCGCCGGCAAGTCGACGCTGATGAAGGTGCTGTCCGGCGTGTACCCGCACGGCACCTGGGATGGCGAGATCCTGTGGGAGGGCCAGCCCCTGCGCGCGCAATCGATCCGCGACACGGAAGACGCGGGCATCATCATCATCCACCAGGAGCTGATGCTGGTGCCGCAGCTGTCCGTGGCCGAGAATATCTTCATGGGCCGCGAGCTGACCCTGCCCGGCGGGCGCATGCATTACGCGGCCATGTACAAGCGCGCCGACGAGCTGCTGCGCGAACTGAAAATTCCCGAACTGAACGTGGCGCAGCCCGTGATGAATTACGGCGGCGGCCACCAGCAGCTGGTGGAAATCGCCAAGGCGCTCAACAAGAATGCGCGCCTGCTGATCCTCGACGAGCCGTCGTCGTCGCTGACGGCGTCGGAAATCGCCGTGCTGCTCGATATCCTGCGCGCGCTGAAGGCCAAGGGCGTCACCTGCATCTACATTTCGCACAAGCTCGATGAAGTGGCGGCCATCTGCGACACCATCGTCGTCATCCGCGACGGCAAGCATATCGCCACTACGCCGATGGCGCAGATGAACGTCGAGCGCATCATCGCGCAGATGGTGGGCCGCGAAATGAGCCAGCTGTACCCGCAACGCGCGCAGCCGGCACCTATCGGCGAAGTGCTGTTCGAGGCGCGCCACGTAACGTGCATCGATGCCGACAACCCGCAGCGCAAGCGGGTCGACGATGTGTCATTCAGCCTGCGCAAGGGCGAGATCCTCGGCATCGCCGGCCTGGTGGGGGCGGGGCGCACGGAGCTGGTCTCGGCCCTGTTCGGCGCCTACCAGGGGCCGTGCCAGGCCGAAGTGTGGCTCGATGGCCGCAAGATCGATACCCGTTCGCCGCAAAAGGCCATCGCCATGGGCCTGGCCATGGTGCCGGAAGACCGCAAGCACCACGGCATCGTGCCCGACCTCGACGTGGGGCAGAACATCACCCTGGCCGTGCTGGAGGAATTCGCGCGCGCCACGCGCATCGACGGCGAGGCGGAGTTGACGGCCGTGCGCGGCGAGATCGCGAAGCTGGAACTGAAGGCGGCCAGCCCGTCGCTGTCCATCACGAGCCTGTCGGGTGGCAACCAGCAAAAGGCCGTGCTGGCCAAGATGCTGCTGACGCGCCCGCGCGTGCTGATCCTCGACGAACCCACGCGCGGCGTGGACGTGGGCGCCAAATATGAAATCTACAAATTGATGCTGGCGCTGGCCGACCAGGGCGTAGCCATCATCATGGTCTCGTCGGAACTGGCCGAAGTGCTGGGCGTGTCCGACCGCGTGCTGGTGATGGGCGAAGGCCGCCTGCGCGGCGACTTTATCAACGATGGCCTGAGCCAGGAAACCGTGCTGGCGGCGGCGCTGGACCAGCGCCCGGCGCCCGCCGCCAACACCGCAAACAAGGAAACCGCAGCATGA
- a CDS encoding sugar ABC transporter permease has product MKPHSIKQLFTQYKMLALLIAVALIWAFFSWKTEGSFLTPRNLSNLLRQMSVTGILACGMVLVIIAGEIDLSIGSLLGLLGGIAAVLDVTQHWPLALNLAAVLGCGLVIGLLNGYLTAYRGIPSFIVGLGGMLAYRGILLGITGGITIAPVSEPMVYLGQGYLPAVPGIVLGIGLFLLAAFLTWRARASRAQHGLPQTAPWADGLRLAVIGAVLYAFVQTLNGYEGIPLPVLLLLALLGLFSYITSQTVFGRRIYAVGSNMEATRLSGINVKAVKLWIFGIMGLMCALAGLINTGRLAAGSPSAGTFSELDAIAACFIGGTSMRGGSGTVYGALIGALVMASLDNGMSMLDVDTYWQMIVKGSILTLAVWVDVSTRAGRR; this is encoded by the coding sequence ATGAAACCGCACAGTATCAAACAGCTGTTCACCCAATACAAGATGCTGGCCCTGCTGATCGCGGTCGCCTTGATCTGGGCCTTCTTTTCGTGGAAGACGGAGGGCAGTTTCCTCACGCCGCGCAACCTGTCGAACCTGCTGCGCCAGATGTCCGTTACCGGCATCCTCGCCTGCGGCATGGTGCTGGTGATTATCGCCGGCGAGATCGACCTGTCGATCGGTTCCCTGCTGGGGCTGCTCGGCGGCATCGCCGCCGTGCTGGACGTCACGCAGCACTGGCCGCTGGCGCTGAACCTGGCGGCCGTACTCGGCTGCGGCCTGGTGATCGGCCTCTTGAATGGCTACCTGACTGCCTACCGGGGTATCCCGTCCTTCATCGTGGGCCTGGGTGGCATGCTGGCGTACCGCGGCATCCTGCTGGGCATCACGGGCGGCATCACGATCGCACCCGTTTCCGAGCCGATGGTCTACCTGGGGCAGGGCTACCTGCCCGCAGTGCCCGGCATCGTGCTGGGCATCGGCCTGTTCCTGCTGGCCGCCTTCCTGACGTGGCGCGCGCGCGCCAGCCGCGCCCAGCATGGCTTGCCGCAGACGGCGCCCTGGGCCGACGGCTTGCGCCTGGCCGTCATCGGCGCCGTGCTGTACGCCTTCGTGCAAACCCTGAACGGCTATGAAGGCATCCCGCTGCCCGTGCTGTTGCTGCTGGCCTTGCTGGGACTGTTCAGCTACATCACCAGCCAGACCGTGTTCGGCCGACGCATCTACGCCGTCGGCAGCAATATGGAAGCGACGCGCCTGTCCGGCATCAACGTGAAAGCCGTCAAGCTGTGGATCTTCGGCATCATGGGCCTGATGTGCGCGCTGGCTGGCCTGATCAACACGGGCCGCCTGGCGGCCGGTTCACCCTCGGCCGGCACCTTCAGCGAACTTGATGCCATCGCCGCCTGCTTCATCGGCGGCACCTCGATGCGCGGCGGCTCGGGCACCGTGTACGGCGCCCTGATCGGCGCGCTGGTCATGGCCAGCCTCGATAACGGCATGTCCATGCTGGACGTGGACACCTACTGGCAGATGATCGTGAAAGGCAGTATCCTCACCCTCGCCGTGTGGGTCGATGTCAGCACGCGAGCGGGGCGTAGATAG
- a CDS encoding XylR family transcriptional regulator, giving the protein MKMPTAHRIALLFNGNKIYDRDIIAGIAAYLNTTRVSWDLFLEEDFRCRLPGIERWQGDGIIADFDDPAVCEALAHSRLPVVAVGGSYARAEDYPAGIPYVATDNFKIVKLAYEHLVEAGLTRFACFSLPEADVNRWAQERETAFCTLMERDHMHADVYRGVATSAPSWDEAVEQQIAWLNSLEKPVGIIAVSDARARQLLQACMHAGIAVPEQVALIGIDNDPLARMLTRIPLSSVIQGTEEMGRTAAHLLHQMLNGARLSGTRILVPPAGLNVLASTRHQPFQHPQVMQARHFIRQYACQGIKTEQVADYVGVSRSSLEAHFRHELGRSVHDEILHFKLDAAKTLLARGPGQVAEVAVRCGFTTVQYMHAVFKRELGCTPREFQQRSRPPPAPGQAP; this is encoded by the coding sequence ATGAAGATGCCGACCGCGCACCGGATCGCGCTGCTGTTTAACGGGAATAAGATCTATGACCGCGACATCATCGCGGGCATCGCCGCCTACCTGAATACGACGCGCGTGTCGTGGGACCTGTTCCTGGAAGAGGATTTTCGCTGCCGCCTGCCCGGCATCGAGCGCTGGCAGGGCGACGGCATCATCGCCGATTTTGACGATCCCGCCGTCTGCGAAGCGCTGGCGCACAGCCGCCTGCCCGTGGTGGCCGTGGGCGGCTCGTATGCGCGCGCGGAGGATTACCCGGCCGGCATCCCGTACGTGGCGACCGACAATTTCAAGATCGTCAAGCTGGCCTATGAACACCTGGTGGAAGCGGGCCTGACGCGTTTCGCCTGTTTCAGCCTGCCCGAGGCGGACGTCAACCGCTGGGCGCAGGAGCGCGAAACGGCGTTTTGTACCCTGATGGAGCGCGACCACATGCACGCCGACGTGTACCGTGGCGTCGCCACCAGCGCGCCGTCGTGGGACGAAGCGGTGGAGCAGCAGATCGCCTGGCTCAACAGCCTGGAAAAACCCGTCGGCATCATCGCCGTCAGCGACGCGCGCGCGCGCCAGCTGCTGCAAGCGTGCATGCACGCGGGGATCGCCGTGCCGGAGCAAGTGGCCCTGATCGGCATCGACAACGACCCGCTGGCGCGCATGCTCACGCGCATTCCATTGAGTTCCGTGATCCAGGGCACCGAGGAAATGGGCCGCACGGCCGCGCACCTGCTGCACCAGATGTTGAATGGCGCGCGCCTGTCCGGTACACGCATCCTCGTGCCGCCGGCCGGCCTGAACGTGCTCGCCTCCACGCGCCACCAGCCTTTCCAGCATCCGCAGGTGATGCAGGCGCGCCATTTTATTCGCCAGTACGCCTGCCAGGGCATCAAGACGGAGCAGGTGGCCGATTACGTGGGCGTGTCGCGCTCTTCGCTCGAAGCGCATTTCCGCCACGAGTTGGGGCGCAGCGTGCACGACGAAATCCTGCATTTCAAGCTCGATGCGGCCAAGACCCTGCTGGCGCGCGGGCCGGGGCAGGTGGCCGAGGTGGCCGTGCGTTGCGGCTTTACCACGGTGCAGTACATGCATGCCGTCTTCAAGCGCGAACTCGGTTGCACGCCGCGCGAATTCCAGCAGCGCAGCCGGCCGCCGCCAGCTCCCGGGCAGGCGCCATGA
- a CDS encoding 2-dehydro-3-deoxygalactonokinase: MNILTIDAGTTNTRTLLWRAGAVVAQAQLETGVRNTAIDGHNGALKQALRDTIASVLASAGIAPSEVNLAVASGMITSPMGVREVPHLPAPAGLAQLAQGMQAVDLPDVLAQPLWLIPGVRNQHGAVGLHNVEAMDMMRGEETEVVALLERLQLRGAATLIMPGSHTKLISVDEQRRILGCSTTIAGELLQAITQHTLIKQSVDGGFAQTLVPKMLLAGAAAAQKTGLARACFSVRTLGQFSAIECNERANFLMGAVLSGDLLALRNSTAIQMRPDSPLVITGKPMLRQALGLLIEEHGFFYGKRIIVDDQQQDCLAGHGALLIAAARGLISPQETV, translated from the coding sequence ATGAACATACTCACCATCGATGCCGGCACCACCAATACGCGTACCTTGCTGTGGCGCGCAGGCGCCGTCGTCGCCCAGGCGCAGCTGGAAACGGGCGTGCGCAATACCGCCATCGATGGCCATAACGGCGCGCTGAAACAGGCGCTGCGCGACACCATCGCCAGCGTGCTGGCCAGCGCCGGCATCGCGCCGTCCGAGGTGAACCTGGCAGTGGCCTCGGGCATGATCACTTCGCCCATGGGCGTGCGGGAAGTGCCGCATTTGCCGGCGCCCGCCGGCCTGGCCCAGCTGGCGCAAGGCATGCAGGCGGTGGACTTGCCCGACGTGCTGGCGCAGCCTCTGTGGCTGATTCCCGGCGTGCGCAACCAGCATGGCGCCGTCGGTCTGCATAACGTCGAGGCGATGGACATGATGCGCGGCGAAGAGACGGAAGTCGTCGCGCTGCTCGAGCGCCTGCAGTTGCGCGGCGCGGCGACCCTGATCATGCCCGGTTCGCATACCAAACTGATCAGCGTGGACGAACAGCGCCGCATCCTCGGCTGCAGCACCACCATCGCGGGCGAGCTGCTGCAGGCGATCACGCAGCACACCCTGATCAAGCAATCGGTCGATGGCGGTTTTGCCCAGACCCTGGTGCCGAAAATGCTGCTGGCCGGCGCGGCCGCGGCGCAAAAAACGGGGCTGGCGCGCGCCTGCTTCAGCGTGCGCACCCTGGGCCAGTTCAGCGCCATCGAATGCAATGAGCGGGCCAATTTCCTGATGGGCGCCGTCCTCAGCGGCGACTTGCTGGCGCTGCGCAACAGCACCGCCATCCAGATGCGGCCCGATAGCCCGCTCGTCATTACAGGTAAACCCATGCTGCGCCAGGCGCTCGGGCTGCTGATCGAAGAACACGGATTTTTTTATGGCAAGCGCATCATCGTCGACGACCAGCAGCAAGACTGTCTGGCCGGTCACGGTGCGCTGCTGATCGCCGCCGCGCGCGGCTTGATTTCCCCGCAGGAGACAGTATGA
- the araD gene encoding L-arabinonate dehydratase: MSSNKNKRPLRSQAWFGGDDKDSFIHRSWMKNQGYPSDAFDGRPVIGICNTWSELTPCNGHFRELAEMVKRGVLEAGGFPVEFPVMSLGETNLRPTAMLFRNLASMDVEESIRANPIDGVVLLTGCDKTTPALLMGAASVDLPTIVLSGGPMLNGNYRGKPIGSGTDVWKFSEDVRAGRMTSAEFKQAESCMSRSAGHCMTMGTASTMASMVEALGVTLPGNAAIPAVDARRKLQAQLTGRRIVDMVHEDLKLSQILTREAFENAIMVNGAIGGSTNAVIHLLAIAGRIGVDMRLGDWDRLGRDIPCLLNLMPSGQYLMEDFYYAGGLPVIIRDLLGKLHGEALTVTGATMAVNVAEAENFNPEVITPLAQPFKDEGGIAVLHGNLAPRGAVIKPSAASPELMQHRGRAVVFNSIEHYKKRVDDPALDIDASCVMVLQNCGPQGYPGMAEVGNMGLPKKLLEQGVRDMVRISDARMSGTAYGTVVLHVAPEAAVGGPLALVRDGDMIELDVAGRRLHLDVDEAELARRREEWRAPEPAMKGGYQSMYIKHVTQADEGADLDFLVGCRGSAVPRESH, translated from the coding sequence ATGAGCAGCAACAAGAACAAGCGTCCCTTGCGTTCGCAAGCGTGGTTTGGCGGCGACGACAAGGACAGTTTTATTCACCGCAGCTGGATGAAGAACCAGGGTTATCCCAGCGACGCCTTCGATGGCCGTCCCGTCATCGGCATCTGCAATACCTGGTCCGAACTGACGCCCTGCAATGGCCATTTCCGCGAGCTGGCCGAGATGGTCAAGCGCGGCGTGCTCGAGGCGGGCGGCTTCCCCGTCGAATTTCCCGTCATGTCGCTGGGCGAGACAAATCTGCGCCCGACGGCCATGCTGTTCCGTAACCTGGCCAGCATGGATGTCGAGGAATCGATCCGCGCCAACCCGATCGACGGCGTGGTGCTGCTGACGGGCTGCGACAAGACCACCCCGGCCCTGCTGATGGGCGCGGCCAGCGTGGACTTGCCCACCATCGTGCTGTCGGGCGGCCCCATGCTGAACGGGAATTACCGGGGCAAGCCGATCGGTTCGGGCACCGACGTATGGAAATTTTCCGAAGACGTGCGGGCCGGGCGCATGACGTCAGCCGAATTCAAGCAGGCCGAATCGTGCATGTCGCGTTCCGCCGGCCACTGCATGACCATGGGCACGGCTTCGACCATGGCCAGCATGGTCGAAGCGCTGGGCGTGACCTTGCCCGGCAATGCGGCCATTCCCGCCGTCGATGCGCGCCGCAAGCTGCAGGCGCAACTGACGGGCCGGCGCATCGTCGACATGGTGCATGAAGACCTGAAACTGTCGCAGATCCTCACGCGCGAAGCGTTTGAAAACGCCATCATGGTCAACGGCGCCATCGGCGGCTCGACCAATGCCGTGATCCATTTGCTGGCCATTGCCGGGCGCATCGGCGTGGACATGCGCCTGGGCGACTGGGACCGCCTGGGGCGCGACATTCCCTGCCTGCTGAACCTGATGCCATCGGGCCAGTACCTGATGGAAGATTTTTACTATGCGGGCGGCCTGCCCGTGATCATCCGCGACCTGCTGGGCAAATTGCACGGCGAGGCGCTTACCGTCACGGGCGCCACCATGGCCGTCAACGTGGCCGAAGCGGAAAATTTCAATCCCGAGGTGATCACGCCGCTGGCGCAGCCTTTCAAGGACGAAGGCGGCATCGCCGTCCTGCATGGCAACCTGGCCCCGCGCGGCGCCGTCATCAAGCCTTCGGCCGCCTCGCCCGAGCTGATGCAGCACCGTGGCCGCGCCGTCGTCTTCAACAGCATCGAGCATTATAAAAAGCGCGTTGACGATCCCGCGCTCGATATCGACGCCAGCTGCGTGATGGTGCTGCAAAATTGCGGCCCGCAAGGCTATCCGGGCATGGCGGAAGTGGGCAATATGGGACTGCCGAAAAAACTGCTGGAGCAGGGCGTGCGCGACATGGTGCGCATCTCGGACGCGCGCATGAGCGGCACGGCCTACGGCACGGTGGTGCTGCACGTGGCGCCGGAAGCGGCCGTGGGCGGGCCGCTGGCCCTGGTACGCGATGGCGACATGATTGAACTCGATGTGGCGGGACGCCGCTTGCACCTGGACGTCGATGAGGCGGAGCTGGCGCGCCGGCGCGAAGAGTGGCGCGCTCCCGAGCCGGCCATGAAGGGCGGCTACCAGTCCATGTACATCAAGCACGTGACGCAGGCCGACGAAGGCGCGGATCTGGACTTCCTCGTCGGCTGCCGCGGTTCCGCCGTTCCGCGCGAGTCTCATTGA